The nucleotide sequence GAAGATGATGGAGATGACGTTTGGACTTTGTTACCACAAACTTTTTATTTGGAAGGTGGTGGCCAAATGCAGTACAATTATAATCATACTCTAGATGACGTAAATATCTATCTTCAAGGAAATATTGCTTTAGAAACTTTGGGAGAAGACTTTACAGTAGATCAAACTTTCAGAATGGTAATCGTTCCCTCAGGTGTCTTAGCTAAAAATAACAATATTGATATTTCAGATTATAAAGCCGTAATGAAAGCTTCTAATATAAGTGAGAACGCGGTTAAAAAACTTGACTAATTTTAATAAATAAAAATTAAGTCTAAATAACAAAAAAGCCTTTATCAAAATAGATAAAGGCTTTTTATATTTTAGCAAATCATTAAACTTTCAAGCAATCCCATAACTTCAAAACTTTTCGGTTAAACTAATATTCCTTAAATTCGCAGGAACTATTTTTTGTTTAAAAAAAATCCAAATATGAGTAAATACGATATCATTGTTTTAGGTAGTGGCCCGGTGGTTATGTAACTGCAATCCGTGCTTCACAATTAGGCTTTAAAACAGCTATTGTGGAAAAAGAAAACCTTGGTGGTGTTTGTCTAAACTGGGGATGTATCCCTACAAAAGCGCTGCTTAAAAGTGCAGAGGTTTTTGACTATCTTAAACATGCCGGAGACTACGGTTTAACACTAGAAAGTCCGGATAAGGATTTTGGTGCTGTAATTAAAAGAAGTCGTGATGTTGCTGGTGGAATGAGTAAGGGCGTACAGTTCCTTATGAAGAAAAACAAAATCGATGTTATCGATGGTTACGGTAAACTTAAAGCCGGTAAAAAAGTAGAAGTTACCGATGCTAAAGATAAAAAGACAGAGTATTCTGCAGATAATATTATCGTAGCAACAGGAGCTCGTTCTCGCGAATTGCCAAACCTAAAGCAAGACGGTAAGAAAGTGATTGGATATCGTGAAGCTATGTCTTTGGATAAACAACCAAAGAAAATGATCGTTGTTGGTAGTGGTGCGATCGGAGTTGAGTTTGCTCATTTCTACAACTCGATGGGAACCGAGGTAACTGTCGTAGAATTCTTACCTAATCTTGTACCTTTAGAAGACGAGGAAATCTCTAAACAGTTTGAGCGTAGCGTTAAGAAAGCTGGTATTAAAGTAATGACAAACTCTTCTGTAGAGAGTGTTGATACTTCTGGCGAAGGCGTAAAAGCGAAAGTGAAAACCAAAAAAGGTGAAGAAACTTTAGAAGCTGATATTGTACTTTCTGCAGTTGGAATTAAAACAAATATCGAAAATATTGGTCTTGAAGAATTAGGCATCAAAACCGATAAAGATAAGATCATAGTAGACGATTTCTATAAAACAAATAAAGACGGAATTTACGCCATTGGTGATGTAGTTCACGGCCCGGCGCTTGCTCACGTTGCTTCTGCGGAAGGAATTATTTGTGTTGAAAAAATTAAAGGAATGAATGTACAACCTTTAGACTACGGAAATATTCCTGGTTGTACTTACGCTACTCCTGAAATTGCATCAGTTGGTTTTACTGAAAAACAAGCCAAAGAAGCAGGTTACGAAATTAAAGTAGGTAAATTCCCATTCTCTGCTTCTGGTAAAGCTAAAGCTGCCGGAAAATCAGACGGATTTGTAAAAGTGATCTTTGATGCAAAATACGGTGAATGGTTAGGTTGCCATATGATTGGTGCCGGCGTTACCGATATGATTGCTGAAGCGGTTCTTGGTAGAAAACTAGAAACTACAGGTCACGAAGTATTAAAAACCGTTCACCCTCACCCAACAATGAGTGAAGCGGTTATGGAAGCTGTTGCTGCTGCTTACGATGAAGTGATCCATATCTAACAGAAATAAGATCTGAGAAATTAGAACTTAAACTTAAGATAAAAGCCCTGAAAATCGATATTTTCAGGGCTTTTTTTGTTCGGTTGAAAAAGTTGTTAGTCTTTAGACGTTAGTACCGGTTTTCCGTTTAATGTTTTCCGCTGAAAAAAATTACTTCAAGAACGACCTATATGAATTTCCCTAGCCTCGAAGGGGGAATATTTTCGGTTTGGTGCTGAGCATTGAAAAAAACAGTTTAAAAACGTCCAATTTGGATGTTTTTCATTCAGCATTAAAAATTCAATACATTTAGCATTTAAAAAAGTCTATCTTCTAACATCTAACAACGAAGCGGTCTATATTCTAGATTAAATCACAATACCAAAAACCGGTATCCCAGTTCGTATCTTCATCTGTAAAACAATTATCCTCTCCTTCTTCTTCTTTTTGATAAATGCGATGTACTTTTTCACCAATTTCGAATTTAATTGCTTCAGAAAAAATAGGTCCGTCGTAAACAAAAGTGTGGAATTCACCATTTTCACCACAAGGATCAACATCTTCTGGCAAGTCTTTTAAAAATTGATGATCAATTATTCTTCCGCAGAAGGTTTCGTCTAGATATTCAGCATTCGTACAAACTACAATCGCTTTAAATCCTAATTCGATAAAATCTTCCACTAATTTTTTGGTATCTTTTTTCCAAAGTGGATAAACTCCGCTAAGACCTATTTCGGATAATTGCTGATCTCGATATTCTTTTAAATCTTCTAAAAATATATCGCCAAAAACTGCAAAATCGATTCCTTCATTTTTCAGTTTTGTGGTTTCGGTTTGCATTACTTCGTTGTAAGTTTTCATAGAAACATTTCCTGATAACTCTGCAACTTGCAAAGGCAAACCTATACTTTTCGCTTGTGCTTCTAGAAGTTCAAGGCGTACTCCATGCATCGAAATTCGATTAACATCGCTATTTACAGAAGTAAATAATGTTGCTATTTCAAATTCAGATTTTTGCTGAATCTTATAAAACGACAATGCAGCATCTTTACCACTACTCCAATTAAGATAGGCTTTTTTCATTCCGAAGAAATTATAAAAAGCTTTGGATCGCCATATCGTAACTTTTGAGTCCGAATCCTAAAATCACGCCTTTTACTACAGGAGATAAAAAAGATTTGTGCCTGAATTCTTCTCTTGCGTGAGTATTAGAAATATGAACTTCTACAACTGGTATTTCGATCGCTTTTATGGCGTCTGCTATAGCTACGGAAGTATGAGTGTAAGCAGCGGCGTTTAATATGATACCATCAAATTCTTTACGGGCATCATGAAGCATATCAATAATTTCGCCTTCAATATTACTTTGGTAATACGACAATTCTACATCACCAAACTTCTTTTGTAAATCATCAAAATATTCCTTGAAAGTTTGATTACCGTAAATATCAGGCTCTCTTGTTCCTAAAAGATTTAGGTTTGGCCCATTAATGATAAGTAATTTCATAAATAATGCAGTTAGTGAGGTAAAGGTATAAAAAAAGCGGAAGAAAAATCTTCCGCTTAATTTCATAATTTGGTTAGTTAGTTTGGTTGCTTTTATGATCTCTTAGAACATAAATCCAACACCTGCTTGAATTACAGAGTTGTGAATGTCTGCGTCTCCAAATGCGCTATCATCTTTAATAAGTTTAGTGAAACCGTAGTTATATCGGCCTTGAATAAAGAATCCATTGTTAAACTTATATTCTAGACCAGCAACTCCGCCAAATTCAAAATCTCTAGCTATATCAGTATCGATATCACCAGCATCATCTAGTGGTTGATAATCCAGCTCTTCATTCACTTTAAAGTTAAATGATGGTCCCGCTTGTAAGCTTAAACCTTCAACTAAATAAATTTTAGCTAAAACAGGAACACTTACGTAATCTACTTGGTATTCTACATTATCATCT is from Zunongwangia endophytica and encodes:
- a CDS encoding diphthine--ammonia ligase, whose product is MKKAYLNWSSGKDAALSFYKIQQKSEFEIATLFTSVNSDVNRISMHGVRLELLEAQAKSIGLPLQVAELSGNVSMKTYNEVMQTETTKLKNEGIDFAVFGDIFLEDLKEYRDQQLSEIGLSGVYPLWKKDTKKLVEDFIELGFKAIVVCTNAEYLDETFCGRIIDHQFLKDLPEDVDPCGENGEFHTFVYDGPIFSEAIKFEIGEKVHRIYQKEEEGEDNCFTDEDTNWDTGFWYCDLI
- the aroQ gene encoding type II 3-dehydroquinate dehydratase — encoded protein: MKLLIINGPNLNLLGTREPDIYGNQTFKEYFDDLQKKFGDVELSYYQSNIEGEIIDMLHDARKEFDGIILNAAAYTHTSVAIADAIKAIEIPVVEVHISNTHAREEFRHKSFLSPVVKGVILGFGLKSYDMAIQSFL
- a CDS encoding porin family protein, which translates into the protein MKKSIFVIALVLFGATTMSAQEAWNFGVKGGVNFANFTGDDFSSDNSRTSFNVGVLAEIPIADRFSIQPEVLYSGQGFDFYERDQENVFDTDDNVEYQVDYVSVPVLAKIYLVEGLSLQAGPSFNFKVNEELDYQPLDDAGDIDTDIARDFEFGGVAGLEYKFNNGFFIQGRYNYGFTKLIKDDSAFGDADIHNSVIQAGVGFMF